Part of the Meiothermus sp. CFH 77666 genome is shown below.
GTTCTAGGCTTCGCGTCCAGGCTGCTCCGGACGTACACCCGGGCGGTGGGGCGCTCCCACAGGGGCCTGCTCGGCTTCGCGGCGGGCTTCCTCGAGGCGCTTGAGGGTTCTCTGGTCTATCACCTGGGTATTACGCACAAAGTCCGACCCCGTACCGGCGGGAATCAGCTTGCCCAGAATCACGTTTTCCTTGAGCCCGATTAGCTCGTCGAGTTTGCCCGCAATGGCGGCCTCGGTCAGCACGTGGGTGGTGTGCTGGAAGCTGGCAGCCGAGAGCCAGCTCTTGGTGGAGAGGGCGCTCTTGGTCACACCCATCAGCATGGGCTTCCAGCTTGCGGGGGTTTTGCCCTCGGCCATCAGGGCCTCGTTGGCCGATTCCACGTCCCACTTCTCAATCACCTGGCCCTCGAGGTAGCGGCTATCCCCGGAGTCGGTAATCTCCACGTACTTGAGCATCTGCCGCACAATTACCTCGATGTGCTTGTCGTGCAGCTTCACCCCCTGGGCCCGGTATACGCGCTGGATTTCGTCGGTCAGGTAGCGCTCTACCGCCTCAGGGCCTTTGGCTTCTAGCAGTTGGTGGGGGTCTATGGCGCCACGGGTCAGGGGTTGACCGGCCTCTACCGTCTCGCCTTCCTTCACGGTGATGCGGGCTTCCTTGGGCACTTTGTACTCCTTGGAGAAGCCCTCGCTGCTCACAAAGATGCTGGTCTTGTCTTCGTGCTCCTCGATGTGAACCGTGCCGTCAATCTCGGCAATCACTGCCTTGACCTTGGGGCGCCGGGCCTCGAAGAGCTCGATCACACGGGGCAGACCCTGGGTGATGTCGGTGCCGGTGGCCACCCCGCCGGTGTGGAAGGTGCGCATGGTGAGCTGGGTTCCGGGCTCCCCGATAGACTCGGCGGCCACCACGCCCACACTTTCGCCGATGGAGACCAGCTTGGCCGCCGAGAGGTCCCAGCCGTAGCAGTGCTGGCAGACCCCATAGCGGGTACGGCAGGTGAGGGGCGAGCGCACCGGCACTTCCTCAATCAGGCGTTCTTCAGCGGCCTTGACAATCAGGTTTACGTCTTCCAGGGTGAGCTGGTGCCCCTCCGCAAAGGTCTTGCCCTTGATTTCGAACTCGCGGGCCACCGTGCGACCATACAACCCGGATTCGATGTCGCTCTTTTTGCGCAGCCGCTTGTTGCGGAAGGCCTCGTCAAACTGCAACAGGGGCACCGAGATATAGTCGGGCGTGCCGCAGTCCTGCTCACGCACAATCACTTCGTGAGCCACATCGTGCAGCTTGCGGGTCAGGTAGCCCGAGTCGGCAGTGCGCAGCGCGGTGTCGGCGCCGCCCTTACGGGCCCCGTGGGTGGAGATGAAGTACTCCAGTACCGTGAGACCCTCACGGAACGAAGCTTTCACCGGCACCGGGTAGGTCTCGCCCGAAGGCTTGGCCATCAGGCCGCGCATCCCGGAGATCTGACGGATCTGCTGGGGGTTACCCCGCGCACCGGACTGGCTCATCACGTAGAGCGGGTTGAAGGGGTAGTTCTCCTCGAAGTTCTTGAACACCGCCCCAGTCACCTTTTCGGTAGTCTGGCTCCAGAGCTGCAAAATCTGCTGGAAGCGCTCCTCCTCGGTCATCAGGCCGAGTTCAAACGCCTGCTCGATCTGGGCCAGCTTAGCGTCGGCCTCCTGCAAGAATTGCTTTTTCTCGGCAGGAATCACCGCATCATCAATACCGATGGTGATGCCGGAGGTGGTGGAAAGTACGAAGCCGTAGTACTTGAGCGCATCCAGGAGCTTGGCGGTCTTCTCTACCCCGAGCATCAGGAAGCTCCTGTAAACCAGGTCTTTTAGGGAGTTCTTTTCCTGGGCGACCTCGAGGTTCACCAGCTCCTGGGCTTTTTCCGGATCCTCGATGGCCTCGCTCACAATGCGCAAGAAGAGCATCCGCCCCGGTGAGGTTTCCAGGAGTTTGTCGCCCAGCCGCACCGTCACCACGTCCTGGTGATCGACCACCCCACTCTGCACTGCCAGCAGCGCCTCGTCAATGCTGCTGAAGACGTACTTGAGGCGGCCCACACTGGTTTCTTTGCCGGCCACCTTGATTTTGGCGTTCAGGGCCACCTTACCCTGGTCATAGGCGTTGAGAGCTTCTTCAATGGTTTTGAACTCTGAGCCCTGACCCTTCTTCTCGCGGCGGAGCTGGGTGATGTAGTACAGGCCCAGGATGATGTCGCGGGCGGGCTTGGCTACGGGCTCACCGGAGGCCGGCGAGAGGATGTTGTGGGCCGAGAGCATCTGGATGCGGGCCTCGGCCTGGGCATAGCTCGAGAGCGGCACGTGCACGGCCATCTGGTCGCCGTCGAAGTCGGCGTTGAAGGCCTCACACACCAGCGGGTGAAGCTGAATGGACTGACCTTCGACCAGCACCGGCTGGAAGGCCTGGATACCCAGGCGGTGCAGGGTGGGGGCCCGGTTCAGGAGCACCACCTTGCCGTGGATCACCTCTTCCAGGGCGTCCCAGACCTCATCTTTGATGTCGCGGGAGCGTTCCAGCATCTTGCGGGCGCTCTTGACGTTGTTGGCAATGCCCTTCTCTTCCATCTTCTTGAGCAGGAAGGGCTTGAAGAGCTCCAGGGCCATGCGCTTGGGCAGACCGCACTGGTGCAGCTTAAGCTGCGGCCCCACCACAATCACGCTTCGGCCCGAGTAGTCCACGCGCTTGCCCAGCAGGTTCTGGCGGAAGCGGCCCTGCTTGCCTGAGAGGATGTCGGTCAGGGAGCGCAGGGCGCGGTCGGAACCGGGGTTGGTGACCGGGGTGCCACGCCGTCCGTTGTCCAGGAGGGCATCTACTGCTTCTTGCAGCATCCGCTTCTCGTTGCGGATGATCATCTCGGGGGCTCCTTGTGATAGGAGCTTGCGCAGGCGGTTGTTGCGGTTGATCAGGCGGCGGTAGAGGTCGTTCAGGTCGCTGGTTGCAAAGCGGCCACCGTCTACCTGTACCATCGGGCGCAGGTCGGGGGGCAGCACCGGCACCGCCTCCAGCACCATCCACTCGGGGCGGTTGCCGGAGTCGCGGAACGAACGTACCACTTCGAGGCGCTTGCGAGCTTTGGCCCTGCGGGCGCGGCTGGGGTGTTTCATCTCCTCGATCAGCTCGGCCTCGAGCACGCTCAGGTCAATATCCTTCAGGAGTTCCTGGATAGCCTGCGCGCCCATTTTGGCATCGATGTCGTAGGACTCAATCACCCGCACGGCCATGCGGATGAAGTCCACCTCCACCCGGCCATAAATCTCCGAGGTTACCTTGCCGCCATCGGCCAGGGCGTCTCCGGGGGAGACCCGGTCGCCGTTGGTCACGTCCACATCGTCCTCGAAGGGGTAAAGCTTGGCCTTCATCACCACGATGGAGGCCGGCTCGTGCAGGTGTACCACCCCATCGGCCTCGGCGTAGACTTCCTCCTCGGGCTCGATGGCGCCTACCAGCTTGTCGCCTTTGCGCACACGCATCCCCTCGGCGGCCAACACGTGCATGTGGGGCTGGAGGGGGTAGTCGGCCACCCGGGGGCGCTCCAGGGTGAAGCTGAGGTGAACCTCTTTCTTAGCCGTTTCGGCCTCGAGCTTTTCCACCTTGAGGCCCTTGGGCATCTTGAGCTGCCCCTTGCCCTGGGCCAGCACGTCGCCGTTGCCCACCAGCTCACCTTGGCCCACCTTGAGGTGCATCCCGGCGGGAATCAGGTAAATAGCGCTGGCCACGCTGGTGTCGGGGTCGAGAATCTTGACCAGGGCCCCATCGCCCACCTCTTCCACGTCCACCACACCGGAGTCTTCGCTGGTGATCTGGTAGGAGGCCTCGAGTTCGGCAATGGGCTCACCCGGCTTGTACGAGTCCTGTTCAATCCAGGCCGCTTTGGGTAGGGTCAGACTGGCCCGCTCCTTGTCGGCGTATTCAACCCGGATGCGGCGGGGGAAGCGGAAGAGCACCAGCCCGTCCATCTTGCTCACCACCCCCGGCGCCAGCTCCTGGCCTTTCTTGACCTCGTCCCCGTCTTTGACGAAGGTCTCCACCCCAGCAGGAATCGCATAGGTTTCCTGCTTGCCAAAGCGCAGCTCCCGGTACTCATCGTCGGTGAGGAGCTGGCGCTTCTGCACCGGCACTCCACCTAGCATGGCCCCTTTGGGGTCAATGGTGATGTACTTGGCAAAATAAAGAACCTGCTCGAGTTCCTGGGCGCTCAGGTCAAGCAAGGTGCCGATCTTGCTGGGTACGTCTTTTACGTACCAGATGTGGGCTACCGGGGTTGCGAGTTCCACGTGGCCCATCCGGTAGCGCCGCACAATGCTCTTAGTTACCTCCACGCCGCAACGCTCGCACACCTTGCCTTCAAAGCGCTGGCGCTTGTACTTGCCGCAGGCGCACTCATAGTCCTTCTGAGGCCCAAAGATGCGCTCATCAAACAGGCCGTCGCGCTCGGGTTTAAGCGTGCGGTAGTTGATGGTTTCGGGTTTCTCTACTTCACCATAGCTCCAGCTCCGGATTTTCTCCGGGGAGGCCAGGCCGATTCGTACCTTGCGAACTTCTCGTCTAATCATTTCTTCCCTCGCTGATGGCCGATAGCGGACGGCTTTTCGCTAAACCCTCTGGGCTAACGGCTATTCGCTTTCAGCTCTTAGCGCCTTGAAGCCAATCCTTCAAAAATGTCCAGGTGCTTGGCGTTTTCGTCGTAGGTCTCCACGTCCAGACCCAGCGATTGCAGCTCTTTTACCAGCACCCGGAAGCTTTCGGGTACGCTGGCCTCGGGTACATCTTCGCCCTTGACCACGGCTTCGTAGGCAGCATTGCGGCCCTCGATGTCGTCGGACTTGATGGTGAGAATCTCTTGCAGGGTGTGGGCCGCACCATAGGCTTCCAGCGCCCACACCTCCATCTCGCCAAAGCGCTGGCCCCCAAACTGCGCCTTACCGCCCAGGGGCTGCTGCGTGATGAGCGAGTAGGGGCCGGTCGAACGCGCGTGCATCTTATCCTCGACCATGTGGTAGAGCTTCATGATGTACATCACCCCCACCACAATGGGGCCTTCGATGGGCTCGCCGGTGCGTCCGTCGTAGAGCACGCTTTTGCCCTGTTGGGCCACTTCCCGCAGTTGCTCGGCAGGGTCTTTATCGCCATCCACCAGACCCAGCTTGGCAGCCCGGGCGAGTACCTCCCGCTCGCGGTTGTCTATCCCAAAACCGGCCTTGATGCGAGCCTGCCATTTCTTGTCGAAAGCTTTGCCCAGCATTTCCTTGATCTCGTCCTCGGAAATGCCGTCAAAGACCGGGGTGATGAACTTGAGGTCGAGCTCATAACCGGCCAGGCCCAGGTGGGTCTCCAGAATCTGACCGAGGTTCATACGGCTCGGTACGCCCAGAGGGTTGAGCACGATGTCTACCGGGGTGCCGTCGGGCATGTGCGGCATATCTTCGGGGGGCAGAATCTTGGAGACCACCCCCTTGTTGCCGTGGCGGTTGGCGAGCTTGTCGCCCACTTGCAGCTTGCGCTTCTGGGCCACATAGACCCGTACCACCTCACGCACACCGGGCTTGAGCTCCACCCCGGGGTCGCCCCGGCGCAAGCGCAGGGTACGCACCACTATGCCCCCTTCGCCGGGCGGCACCCGCAAGGAGGTATCCTTCACGTCGCGGGCCTTTTCGCCGAATATGCTGCGCAGCAATCGCTCTTCAGGGGTGGGCTCGGTCTCACCCTTGAAGCTGGTGCGGCCTACCAGGATGTCACCCGCCTTAACCTCAGCGCCAATCCGCACCACGCCGTCTTCGTCGAGGTCGCGCAGGGCAGCTTCCGAGAGGTTGGGGATGTCGCGGGTAACACGCTCGGGGCCGAGCTTGGTATCGCGGGCCTCGATCTCGTAGCGCTCGATATGAACCGAGGTGTAAAAATCGCGGCGCAAAAGGTCTTCTGAGATGACGATAGCGTCTTCGTAGTTGTAGCCATCGAAAGGCATAATGGCCAGCAGCACGTTTTGCCCCAGGGCCAGCCGTCCTTCGTCGGAGGCAGGGCCGTCGGCGAGCAGGTCGCCTTTCCTAACCCGCTGACCCTTGGAGACCCGGGGACGCTGGTCAAGTGCGGTTCCCTGGTTGGAGCGGGTAAAACGGCGCAGGTTGAACTCGTATAGCCCCTTGTCATCGCCGCGCACGGCAATCTTGGTGCCATCCACATACTCCACCACGCCATCCACACTGGAGTAGAGCGAGGTGAGGGAGTCGCGCACCACCCGCTCCTCCACGCCGGTCATGACCACCGGGCTCTGGGCCCGCAGCAGGGGCACCGCCTGGGCTTGCATGTTGGAGCCCATCAGGGCGCGGTTGGCGTCGTCGTGCTCGAGGAAGGGAATCAGGTTGGTGTTGACCGAGAAAATCTGCTTGGGCGAGACGTCCATGTACTCCACTTCTTCAGGACGCATCACGATGGGCTCGCCCTTCTTACGCACCACCACCTGCTGGGTGTCGAAATGCCCATCTGGCTTAAGTGGGGTGTTGGCCTGGGCAATGGCATAGCGGTCTTCCTCGGTGGCGGTCATGAAATCCACCTTGTCGGTCACCCGGCCGTTTTCCACCTTGCGGTAGGGGGTCAGAATAAAGCCTAGGTCGTTGATGCGGCCAAACGAAGCCAGCGAGGAGATCAGACCGATGTTGGCGCCTTCGGGCGTTTCGATGGGGCAGATGCGACCGTAGTGGGTGCGGTGCACGTCGCGCACGTCGAAACCCGCCCGTTCGCGGGTCAGACCGCCCGGCCCCAGCGCGGAAATGCGCCGCTTGTGGCGAAGCTCCGAGAGGGGGTTGGTCTGATCTTTGAACTGGCTGAGCTGGCTGCGTCCAAAGAACTCGCGGATGGCGGCTACCAGAGGACGGTTGTTGACCAGCTTTGCCGGGGTGGCGCTTTCGGGGGTGCCGAGCAACATGCGCTCGCGCACCCCACGCGCCAGCCGCGAAAGCCCCACTCGGAACTGGTCGGCCAGTAGCTCGCCTACAGTGCGGATCCGGCGGTTGCCCAGGTGGTCAATGTCGTCGTACTCGTAGCCAGGCTCGCCGCTTTGCAGGGCGAAGAGGTATTTGAGCACCGGCAGCAGGCCTTCATCTTTGAACTCGCCGTTCTCAAACTTGATGAGCATGCGGCCCGAAAGCTGAATGCCCAGTTTTTGCTGGGCCTTGTACTTGCCTGCTTCGCCCAGGTCGTAGCGGCGCGGGTCAGAGAGTAGCGAGTGCAGGTAGGTAATGGCTTTGTCCCGCTTGGGTGGGTCGCCGGGGCGCAGCTCAGTGAAGAGTTTGAGCAAGGCTTCGTCCACGCCCATCTCGAGGGCTTTGTTGCCACGGTACTGGGCATCCAGCAGGCCCGGAAGCAGGTCGGGATAGGCCGAGAGTTCCTTGCTGAGGCTTTCTGGGGTAAAGCCCAGCACACGCAGAAGTAGCGCCAGGGGGAACTTCTTTTTGTTGACCTTCATTACCACCACGCCGGACTGCTCGAACTCGAGGTCGATCCAGGGGCCGCGCTTGGGCAGGGGAATCACCGAAGCCACATATTTGCCGGGCCGGGTCTGGTCGGCGGTAAAGTACACCCCCGGCGAGCGGTGGATCTGGGAAACGATCACCCGATCCGCCCCGTTGACGATAAACGAGCCGTCTTCGGTCATGAGCGGGAGGTCGCCCAGGAATACCTCATCTTCTTTGAGCAAGCCGGTGTCCTTGTGCACCAGCAGTAGCTTGGCGTACAGGGGGGCCTGGTAGGTCAGGTCTTTCTCGCGGCACTCGTCCTGATCAAAGGGCGGCTCGCCCAGGCGGTACTCGAGGAAATCGAGCACCAGCCCCCGCCCCTTCTCACCTTCTTCGATGGGAAAGGTCTCTTTGAAAGCAGCTTGTAGACCAATGGCCTCGCGCTTAGCGGGAGGAACATTGGCCTGCAAGGCTTTGTTAAACGAGTCAACCTGGATTTCGGTGAGGGGAGGAAGGGGAATAACTTCTGTAATCTTGCCAAACCGCTCTATCTTCATCAAAACACCTCATAACCCGTGGGCTCTTCTCCGCACTTCGCGGGTACGGATACAGCTTGCTCTGGGCCTTGTGTGGGGTTTTCGTAAGCTAACAGGGTTCTTCCGCAGGCGAAAAGATTCCCTGCGGCGGCTGATTCTTACGCTTTTTGTGGAACACACCGGGGGTGCAGGCCACAAAACACGTCCGTTAGCATATCACATTTTTACACACAAATGCAATATGCACCCTGAAGCTTCAAGCTGCTGAGAGGGATTGTAGCACAGGATGAGATGTTTGAGGAGTGTTAGCGTATTAACAAAAACCTCCTCAGATGTCAAGGGAAAAACACCCGGGAGTTTTTCCCTTCTCAACCCCTAGTTCACTCTGCTACCCTGCCTTTTAGAAAGGAGGTGAAACCAGTGTTGCGGGAGCCTAGCATGGAGCAAGCAAAACAGAACGTTGGCGGCGCGATGCAGCCTCTCAGCCTGCCCTGGCTGGCTATGCAGCTCGAGGAACCCTCACCCTGGCTCAGGCCGCCCGTGGAGCAAGAGTAAGGATAGCTATCACAAGAAACCCATAACCAGGCCAAAAGGAGGCAGGAATGAAACTTCGGGAGTTGTCAGAGGGTGAGATGCAGGAAACCGTTGGCGGCTGCTGGATTACAGATGGGTCGAACCATCACTCCATCCTGGAGGTTTGTGCTGGCGGGGGCGGAGGCGGTTCGTACCCCAGAACTCGAGTTTATGATGTCCGGATTAACGATTATGGGTATCCAAAAGATGTAATCGATTCGTTACACCAAGGACAGCCTGTAGAACCCCGCTATAATGCACGTCGGGATGACCCGGAAATATTCATGATGATAGTAGAGGATCCACACGGATTCAGACCCGGCTCCTGGACTGCGCCTTCGGGAGGATGGGAGGGAATGCGGTAGTTGTTGCAGCCCGTGCAATTGCACGGGCTAGTTGCTTCATTTGTATGGACACAACTATTGCAGGGAGGATAGCTCAATTTGCGGAAGTGACATTTTGGTTATACTTGGCCATCGGATTATTCGT
Proteins encoded:
- a CDS encoding DNA-directed RNA polymerase subunit beta', with amino-acid sequence MRREVRKVRIGLASPEKIRSWSYGEVEKPETINYRTLKPERDGLFDERIFGPQKDYECACGKYKRQRFEGKVCERCGVEVTKSIVRRYRMGHVELATPVAHIWYVKDVPSKIGTLLDLSAQELEQVLYFAKYITIDPKGAMLGGVPVQKRQLLTDDEYRELRFGKQETYAIPAGVETFVKDGDEVKKGQELAPGVVSKMDGLVLFRFPRRIRVEYADKERASLTLPKAAWIEQDSYKPGEPIAELEASYQITSEDSGVVDVEEVGDGALVKILDPDTSVASAIYLIPAGMHLKVGQGELVGNGDVLAQGKGQLKMPKGLKVEKLEAETAKKEVHLSFTLERPRVADYPLQPHMHVLAAEGMRVRKGDKLVGAIEPEEEVYAEADGVVHLHEPASIVVMKAKLYPFEDDVDVTNGDRVSPGDALADGGKVTSEIYGRVEVDFIRMAVRVIESYDIDAKMGAQAIQELLKDIDLSVLEAELIEEMKHPSRARRAKARKRLEVVRSFRDSGNRPEWMVLEAVPVLPPDLRPMVQVDGGRFATSDLNDLYRRLINRNNRLRKLLSQGAPEMIIRNEKRMLQEAVDALLDNGRRGTPVTNPGSDRALRSLTDILSGKQGRFRQNLLGKRVDYSGRSVIVVGPQLKLHQCGLPKRMALELFKPFLLKKMEEKGIANNVKSARKMLERSRDIKDEVWDALEEVIHGKVVLLNRAPTLHRLGIQAFQPVLVEGQSIQLHPLVCEAFNADFDGDQMAVHVPLSSYAQAEARIQMLSAHNILSPASGEPVAKPARDIILGLYYITQLRREKKGQGSEFKTIEEALNAYDQGKVALNAKIKVAGKETSVGRLKYVFSSIDEALLAVQSGVVDHQDVVTVRLGDKLLETSPGRMLFLRIVSEAIEDPEKAQELVNLEVAQEKNSLKDLVYRSFLMLGVEKTAKLLDALKYYGFVLSTTSGITIGIDDAVIPAEKKQFLQEADAKLAQIEQAFELGLMTEEERFQQILQLWSQTTEKVTGAVFKNFEENYPFNPLYVMSQSGARGNPQQIRQISGMRGLMAKPSGETYPVPVKASFREGLTVLEYFISTHGARKGGADTALRTADSGYLTRKLHDVAHEVIVREQDCGTPDYISVPLLQFDEAFRNKRLRKKSDIESGLYGRTVAREFEIKGKTFAEGHQLTLEDVNLIVKAAEERLIEEVPVRSPLTCRTRYGVCQHCYGWDLSAAKLVSIGESVGVVAAESIGEPGTQLTMRTFHTGGVATGTDITQGLPRVIELFEARRPKVKAVIAEIDGTVHIEEHEDKTSIFVSSEGFSKEYKVPKEARITVKEGETVEAGQPLTRGAIDPHQLLEAKGPEAVERYLTDEIQRVYRAQGVKLHDKHIEVIVRQMLKYVEITDSGDSRYLEGQVIEKWDVESANEALMAEGKTPASWKPMLMGVTKSALSTKSWLSAASFQHTTHVLTEAAIAGKLDELIGLKENVILGKLIPAGTGSDFVRNTQVIDQRTLKRLEEARREAEQAPVGAPHRPGVRPEQPGREA
- a CDS encoding DNA-directed RNA polymerase subunit beta, with translation MKIERFGKITEVIPLPPLTEIQVDSFNKALQANVPPAKREAIGLQAAFKETFPIEEGEKGRGLVLDFLEYRLGEPPFDQDECREKDLTYQAPLYAKLLLVHKDTGLLKEDEVFLGDLPLMTEDGSFIVNGADRVIVSQIHRSPGVYFTADQTRPGKYVASVIPLPKRGPWIDLEFEQSGVVVMKVNKKKFPLALLLRVLGFTPESLSKELSAYPDLLPGLLDAQYRGNKALEMGVDEALLKLFTELRPGDPPKRDKAITYLHSLLSDPRRYDLGEAGKYKAQQKLGIQLSGRMLIKFENGEFKDEGLLPVLKYLFALQSGEPGYEYDDIDHLGNRRIRTVGELLADQFRVGLSRLARGVRERMLLGTPESATPAKLVNNRPLVAAIREFFGRSQLSQFKDQTNPLSELRHKRRISALGPGGLTRERAGFDVRDVHRTHYGRICPIETPEGANIGLISSLASFGRINDLGFILTPYRKVENGRVTDKVDFMTATEEDRYAIAQANTPLKPDGHFDTQQVVVRKKGEPIVMRPEEVEYMDVSPKQIFSVNTNLIPFLEHDDANRALMGSNMQAQAVPLLRAQSPVVMTGVEERVVRDSLTSLYSSVDGVVEYVDGTKIAVRGDDKGLYEFNLRRFTRSNQGTALDQRPRVSKGQRVRKGDLLADGPASDEGRLALGQNVLLAIMPFDGYNYEDAIVISEDLLRRDFYTSVHIERYEIEARDTKLGPERVTRDIPNLSEAALRDLDEDGVVRIGAEVKAGDILVGRTSFKGETEPTPEERLLRSIFGEKARDVKDTSLRVPPGEGGIVVRTLRLRRGDPGVELKPGVREVVRVYVAQKRKLQVGDKLANRHGNKGVVSKILPPEDMPHMPDGTPVDIVLNPLGVPSRMNLGQILETHLGLAGYELDLKFITPVFDGISEDEIKEMLGKAFDKKWQARIKAGFGIDNREREVLARAAKLGLVDGDKDPAEQLREVAQQGKSVLYDGRTGEPIEGPIVVGVMYIMKLYHMVEDKMHARSTGPYSLITQQPLGGKAQFGGQRFGEMEVWALEAYGAAHTLQEILTIKSDDIEGRNAAYEAVVKGEDVPEASVPESFRVLVKELQSLGLDVETYDENAKHLDIFEGLASRR